The genomic DNA CTGTTCGTTGGCGGCGACCAGTCCGTCGAGTCGGATGATCGCGGCCCGGTATCCGGCGAATGCGTCGTACACCGAGCGGAAGAAGCTCAACGAACTCTGCACCCGGTTGAATGCGCTCGCCGACTGCAGGACGTCGCCGTAGGTGAGCTGACCCGCGAACAACCGTGGTGCCTGAACGATCAACGGAAGCGGATCGATGATCTGGTTGATGGATCGATTCCAGCCGAGAAACGCCACGCCCCGCAGGACAAGTCGCCGGTAATTGGCGATGACCTTGGCGAACCGATCTGCCAGAGTGCCACGTTCGGTGCGTTCACCGTGATAGAAGCCGACCGCTTCGGCGCCGTCGCGGACGCGGACAAGTGCATACCGGAAAGCGGCGTTGGTGAGCGAGTTACGGAACGTCAGCCGGATGATCGGCCTGCCGATCCAGAACGCCACGACCGTGGTGATCGCCACCCACAGCAGCGCGATCCAGAACAATGCCTTGGGTACCGTCACGCCCAGAAACGTCAAGGGGCCGGCCAGATTCCACAGGATCGGCGTGAACGCCACGACCGACACAATCGAGTAGACCGATCCGAACAACAGCGTCTGCGCGGTGGCGACAGTCGGTGTGTTGGTTTCTGGTCCGGTACCGGTGGTGAAGACGTCGATGTCCTGCTGGATGCGCTGATCCGGGTTGTCGATCGGAGTACCGCCGAAGCCGGCGATGAATCTGCCGCGGTAGTAGGCCCGTTGGTCCAGCCAGTCCCCGGTGAGCCGGTGGGTGAGCCAGACCCGCCAGCGAACGATGAAGTACTGCATGAGATACAGGTCGAGCAAGGTGCGGGTGATGTCGGCGGCCACCAGCAGCCCGAAGATCAGGATCGAATGCCAGAAACCGTCGATACCCGAGCGACGCACCGCTTCATTGCCCGAACCGGCGCCGGAGAACGCCACCTGCAGCGCTGTCGTCTGGTCGTTGACGTAGTAGCTGAACAGCACGTCCATGCGCACCGAGAACATCACCGACAGGAGTAGTACGCCCAGCAGTACCCACACCGGAATGCTTTCGCGGCCAAGGAAATAGCCGCCGGTAACCCGCCAGAATTGACGGCCCCACGTGGTGAGACGCGCCAGCACGGCTGCGGTGGCCACGAGGGCCACCGCACCGATCGCCCAGGCTTTGGCGACCCACCACAGCGAGGCCAGGATCTCGTTGCCCCAGTCCAGAGACTGGGTGAACATATCCATACCCCGGCAAGTTACCGGGAACTACCGCCTGATCAGCGTTGCTTGACCAGGCCGGTCGTGTCGTCTTCGATCCGGCCGAGTCGCCATTCGCCGTCACCGAGCAGCTCGAGTTCATGGGTGTGGTGCTGCTCGACAGTGGTGCGGTGACTGACGCTGACCAGAATC from Mycobacterium sp. DL440 includes the following:
- a CDS encoding ABC transporter ATP-binding protein/permease is translated as MDMFTQSLDWGNEILASLWWVAKAWAIGAVALVATAAVLARLTTWGRQFWRVTGGYFLGRESIPVWVLLGVLLLSVMFSVRMDVLFSYYVNDQTTALQVAFSGAGSGNEAVRRSGIDGFWHSILIFGLLVAADITRTLLDLYLMQYFIVRWRVWLTHRLTGDWLDQRAYYRGRFIAGFGGTPIDNPDQRIQQDIDVFTTGTGPETNTPTVATAQTLLFGSVYSIVSVVAFTPILWNLAGPLTFLGVTVPKALFWIALLWVAITTVVAFWIGRPIIRLTFRNSLTNAAFRYALVRVRDGAEAVGFYHGERTERGTLADRFAKVIANYRRLVLRGVAFLGWNRSINQIIDPLPLIVQAPRLFAGQLTYGDVLQSASAFNRVQSSLSFFRSVYDAFAGYRAAIIRLDGLVAANEQARALPRLDIGVSANGGVELEDVEVRSPEGDLLLHDLDMQLAPGDSLVITGPSGTGKTTLLRSLARLWPYGSGTVRYPEEGEVMFLSQLPYAPLGDLRTVACYPAPTGTYGDDEIRAALNTVALGNLSSRLDEEADWAKVLSPGEQQRIAFARILLARPCAVFLDEATSALDAGQQHALYSTLRTELPDCIVVSISHRDSVNRLHDRRLELLGGGRWQLAPVGLPT